The DNA region CCGATAATCTGATCAATAAGATCAGAGTAACGCAGACGGACAGTACCGGAATCACGACCACCAACTTTGACCTTACTTATGAAAATAAAAGATTTAAGGAGGCGAAAGGTGCCGGCACAGAAAGTACGGGAGATGTAATCAAAAATACCATCACAGCAACGTATAATACCAACAACAAGGTTTCGCAGATCGTTTCTAAAGCGGTAATTGTAGATGCTGCAAATCCAAGTGTTACTCAAGATTTGTATTCCATTCAGAATGATTTGAACTACAATATCAATAATATTTCGAACTGGAAAAGCACACTGAAATTGGGTCAGTTGCCGCCCATGTTGATTAACACTACCTTGGGTAATTATGATACACATGTCAATCCATTCCATCAGCTTCCGGAGGTTTTTAATATTTTCACCTCGATTTTTGGAATTGATAACGTAGCTGTAACAGGTTTATCCGCAAACAATTACAGGCAGGTAAGTGTAGTTGCCAATTCGGATACTCAAAGTGCTACTTATACTTTAACTTATGATGCAGATGGTTACCCAACAAAAGCGGTTGCTTCGGATAATCACAACACACTTACTTTTCAATACCAATAATTATTAATGAAATATTTAGTTGTAGGTCTCGGAAATAAAGGTGATGAATACACTGAAACCCGGCATAATGTCGGGTTTAAAGTTGCTGAAAAAATTGCCGAAACACTTGAAGCTCCTTTTACAACGACCAACTTTGGCTGGATCGCAGAAGGTAAGTATAAAGGCAGAAAAGTCCTGATTCTGAAACCCGACACATACATGAACCTCTCCGGAAAAGCCATCAAGTTTTGGATGCAGAAAGAAAATATTCCACTCGAAAACCTGATGGTCATTACCGATGATTTGGCGCTTCCCTTCGGAACTTTAAGGATGAAGATGAAAGGTTCCGATGCAGGACACAACGGACTGAAAAGCATTCAGGATGAGCTTCAGACGCAGAATTATCCCCGTATTCGTTTTGGGATTTCTGCGGATTTTTCCGAAGGAAGACAAGTCGATTATGTGCTCGGAAAATGGAACGAAGAGGAAAAAGAAAAACTTCCCGAAAGAATCGAGAAGTTTTCAAAAGCATGTCTGTCATTCGTTTTTGCGGGAATTCAGAATACGATGACCGCATTTAATGGGAAGTAGCCAGCACTTTTTCTGATCGGTTTATTCCAAGAGTATCGGTTTCATTTATCCAGGTCACAATGCCGCTTTCCACGCAGTAATTGGCGCCAACTATTTTTATTTTCCCGTCTGTTTCCAGGTTTCTTAATGTGGAACTTTGGTGGCGGATATCTTCAATAGTTCTCCGGATGTTGCAGATATTCAGCCTTTCCAGCAGATCTTCATTTTTTGATGAGCGCTCTTCACCTTCTTCTATGATATCATTGATGCAGGAATCGAAATGGTAAATCAGATGATTGAGATTATCCATCCCTAAGCCTCCAATTTTCGGTGCATCCAGGCCGCCTTTCAGTGCGCCGCATTTACTGTGACCTAAAACGACAATTAGCTTAGAGCCTGCAACATTGCACCCGAACTCCATCGATCCTAGTATGTCCTGATTAACAAAATTGCCTGCAATCCTTATGCTGAAAATATCACCTAATCCCTGATCGAAAATAAGTTCGGCGGAGGTCCGGCTGTCGATACAGCTCAGAATTACTGCGAATGGCCACTGACCTTCACGGGTATCATTCACCTGTTCCAATAAGTTTCGGTTTACTTTAAGGTTGTTAACAAATCTTTGGTTACCTTCTTTCAGGAACTGAAGTGCTTTTTGCGGATTAATCGTAGATTGGGTTTCTAATGTATGTGCTTTCATTATTTTGATTTATTTTTTGTTAAAAAATAGCCTTACCGGATTTAGGAATTGAAAATTTGGTTTAATAGGAAGAAACTGTGAAA from Chryseobacterium suipulveris includes:
- the pth gene encoding aminoacyl-tRNA hydrolase → MKYLVVGLGNKGDEYTETRHNVGFKVAEKIAETLEAPFTTTNFGWIAEGKYKGRKVLILKPDTYMNLSGKAIKFWMQKENIPLENLMVITDDLALPFGTLRMKMKGSDAGHNGLKSIQDELQTQNYPRIRFGISADFSEGRQVDYVLGKWNEEEKEKLPERIEKFSKACLSFVFAGIQNTMTAFNGK
- a CDS encoding carbonic anhydrase yields the protein MKAHTLETQSTINPQKALQFLKEGNQRFVNNLKVNRNLLEQVNDTREGQWPFAVILSCIDSRTSAELIFDQGLGDIFSIRIAGNFVNQDILGSMEFGCNVAGSKLIVVLGHSKCGALKGGLDAPKIGGLGMDNLNHLIYHFDSCINDIIEEGEERSSKNEDLLERLNICNIRRTIEDIRHQSSTLRNLETDGKIKIVGANYCVESGIVTWINETDTLGINRSEKVLATSH